A window of Daphnia carinata strain CSIRO-1 chromosome 5, CSIRO_AGI_Dcar_HiC_V3, whole genome shotgun sequence genomic DNA:
aaatcttgtttttgcGTGTGCGTAGTTCTTCACTGGTCGTGATTTTCGTGATCGATTTATTATTGATTGTTATCGGATAATAAACTCAGTTGTTTCcataaaaattttcctttttttttattttaacatccTTATCCATGAGGATAAGGATGCATTTTTAGCTGTATATTAATAATTATATTGGCCAATTTCGATGGTATTTTATAACGAGTTTCGTCGAAGAAACTTACCGAAAAGAGTCGGAAAAATACCGATGATTTTCGTTTCCGGAAACGTACCGTCGGTTTTCGTCGGTTAAATCATGCGTCCCTTGTCCACCGCTTTCAGACTATTTTTCGGTACGAAAACCGCTAACTAAAACTAACAGTGCACACATCACAAAAATAGTTTGTCTGTTCTCTGACTTTTAACTCTCGTGAGTTGCAGGTTTGCTGCATCTTGGAGATTCAAGTAGAAAATATAGGTATGTCATATTAATAAGTGAGTTAAAATGTGTAAAACTGCTTGCCTTTGATTAGTAATACAGTGTAtatatttgtttctcttcgCCTTTTAGGAATCGAATGTGAAGCCGTGAATTGCACTGCTCGTACACGGACAAAAATAGTAGGGGAGGAAGGGCGTGGTTGGCACATAAAACTAATTTTTGTTCcctacgattacaaaaatcgtccaactaaattaaataatatatagatttgtcacagctacataacagtatgtttttgggtgggttcgaCAAAGATGAACATCTGCTAtgtgtaaaaaactggaggtacctaaagatgtttcaattgccaattctgctcggcaattgaaacagggtgtctgggcaattgaaacgtgggttttcccataagagagctcccggttttacgaagaaactaaaatgacggTATCTCAGAATCTTGGATACGTatttttgtgaattttttacatTAATACTGTAGCGCCAATAGACATTTCAGGCGCCCCGTGCTTTTAGGTAGGAGGGGGgatgtagcgccaatggactttgtcgcctatcgcGCGATGATAGGCGATCCGCAAGTCAACCATTGGCTAGCATTTGTCGCTCTGACCGGATGTCGGGAGCTTTAAGGCCCCGACTCTGACAAGTCAGTTCAGTTCAGTTTTTAGCAGTTCAGTTCAAGTAGTTCGGTTAGCCGTCGAGTAGTCGAGTTAGTGGAGTTGTTGTGCAGTAGTCTATCTGTAACCTGTCGTCTTGTGTGTTTTGGTGTACTGCATCTTGTCTACGTGTTAATACAATACCTTAACCCAGTGGAGctgttacatggtggagatgctcctGCGTTCTCAACTGGTCAGCTGTACGTTTAACTCAGGTAGGCGTTTGTTGTGAGGGGTCTCTGGAAGTCGAACTCAGCAATTTATTGTTGGGCACGAGGCCACAACAACGGTCTGATAGAACGTGTAATTGACAGTGGGTCGCGGTGGGTCCTCGTTTTGATGTCACACGGGAGAGGTGTGATTCCAGACGCTGGGGAAAGGATTCGTAGGCGAGCAGCTGAAGAGGCGGTGAAGGAGATTCAGACCTATTACACGGGCTTGAGGCCAACGGCACCTCTAAGTGCAGTGGCACGGGCTTCTACGAGATTACAGGAGGCAGGTACAACATCAGTGCGGTCTAAGGGGCGATCAAGAGGTCCCCCTGGTGAGGTGAGTGAGATCGATAGAGGTGCGTGCGTAGCCGAAAAGGTTTCCCAACAAGGAAGTATCCCAGATTTGACACAGTTTGAGTTGGATTCCGAACAACAGGGTGAGGAATTCGTGGAGGCTCTGAGTCACCAGGTATTCGAGAGTCAGGAAACCAGGTGGGCGGCGGAAAAAGGGGGATACGAGCCTAGGGTGGCATACGAGCATCGTGAGGGTGCCCGTGTTGTTGGGACCGCGGTCGTCACACGAGCCGGAGCGGGAGAAGAGGAGCGACAGGAAGAGTGGGTTGTCGACCGAGGCCGGAAATTGCAAACGCGACGACCAGAGGTGGACGACGCTGTGTCGCACATCCCGCAAGTAGCAGGGCCCGTAAGCCAGTAAAGGATCGTAATACAAGCCATTCCGGCGGAAAGCAGGCAGTGGAAGGTGGAGGCCGTTGGCAGCGATCAAGGGTCGCGAGTTCAGCGGACTATTGCAACGAATTCGCTCGCGACGCAGGAGTTGGTGACCGAAAACCAGGAAGGGGCGCGTCCAGTATCAGTGCAAGCGGAAGGCGCCGGTGACGGAAGAAGCACGGTAGGCGTGGAAGCCGACACCACTGGTATCACCGAGAGATCGTCAGGTGCTGAGAGTGAGCAGCTGTCGAGAGAAGAACGTGACGCGGCGGAAGAGCGAAGAGCGGACTTTGAAAGAGGAAGCCTTCGCGAAGGTCTACGACCTCGAGCGTCTAGCACGCCGCACGCAGTGGTGTTGTTCAGGCCGGAAAGAAGTGGACTTAGTGTCGGGGGTTCACCAAGACGCCAGTCCATAGCCCAGGAAGAGGAACTAGCTTGGGATCTTTTTCTGGCAGAGGAGGAGGACATGGCGGAGAGGCCGATCTTCCAGTATAAGGAGCCAGAGAAATTCCGCGGCACGGCGAAGGAAAATGCTGTGAAGTGGATTGATCGTTTTGAAAGGATCGGTCGCCACAACAGATGGACCAATAATGACTTGGCGAGAGCGATAGACGTGTCGCTCGAGGGAGCGGCTTACAAATGGATTGTAGGCCTTGAGGCGCGGAACGCTCGTCCGGAGCACTGGGAAGACCGAAGAGAGAGATTCGTGGCAGAGCAGGGGCAGCTAGCGCGCGAGAGGGAAGTACCTGGGCTCAAGTCGTTGTTTCTGAAGCAGTTTGTTGCGGTAAACTTGAAGCGACAACTGGAGAGGAAGCTGCGGATGAGAGTCCAGGGGAAAGACGAAGGCATAACGGAGTATTACCACGACGTTATGGATTTGTGCCGCATCGTGCAACCATATATGGCGGAAGAAGTGTGCATTGACCACCTGTTCAGGGGGTTAAGCCCAGGGCTTTACGAAAGACTGTACGTGCTCGGAATCACGACCTGCGAGGAGTTTCTGGAAAAAGCAAGACTCCATGCAGATGCTGTGAAAACGGCCTATGAAAGAGGCTATGAGGATGCGCGCCGGGAAAATGAGAAAGCTCCCATCGGGGGAGTAGGCTTTGACAAGATGCAAGAGCTCCAACGGCAGATACAGGAGCTGCGCGATGAGCTGGCGAAGGCGAGAGGGCCGTCGGGAAAGAAAACCAGCGGCGGTGAAAAAAGCGAAAATAACCGGAAGCCGAAGAAGAACTCATTCCGATGTTATAATTGCGACGAAGAAGGGCATATCGCAAGGAATTgtccaaaggaaaagaagcgaGACGGCACGCCAAAGCCTACAAAGCCTACGAAGCCGGAGGGGGCGGAGCCAAAAGCAGCCTGTGCTGTGATTGGCGGAGAGCAGAGCCAATCAAATGGAGCGACCAATGGCGGCGATCAGCAGCCCACCGAAAAAATTTGGATTGGTGGATGCCCCGTTGAAGCTTTAGTGGACACGGGAGCGGTAATTTCTGTAATTACGCCGTCATTAACAAGCAAATTGAAGTTGAGAATTACCCCATGGGATGGACCCATGGTGGTGACAGCCGATGGCCAACCGATGCAACCAAGAGGGAAAGTTGCCCTGACGGTGAGAAATAAGAACACGTCGGTGGAAGGAGAAGCTGTCGTGCTGAAAACTTTTGGACCCGACTTCATCTTGGGAAGGAATTTACTGAAGCTCTTTAAGGAATTAAAGATCTGCTTTAGCAGCCCTCCGACAGTGGAGCTTGGGGCGATCGACATTGGAGCAGCCGGAGGAGGAGATGCCTTGAGGAAGGTGACCGCAACAGTGTGTGTCACGGTGCCGAAAAGGAGTGCTGTGCCGGTGAAGGTGTCTATCCTGGAGGGAGGAAGTAAAGATGCAATTATGCTCCTCCGCCCGTCGAAGATGCTGCTCGAGAAAAGCGGCTTATCAGCGAGTCACGCGTTGATTGACTGCACCAAGTCGGATGCAGTGGTTCACGTAATGAACTTCGATCACCCAGATCATGTGATTGTGGAAGGGACATTGCTTGGGCAATTGGTGGCTGTCGACCAGAGCAGCGGTCTTCCGCTGGAAATGGAAGATGGTCGTGCAGCCGGAAGGGGCAGTGAACGGCCTGGAAAACGAGCCCCGGCTATGTTCGAGGAATGTGTGGCGAAGTCACTGACAGGAGAAGATCGCATGGACCTCATTTCACTTTTGATGAGTTTTCAAGATGTGTTCGCTGAAGGCAGCGATTGTCTTGGACAGTGTACTGTCCTGGTCACATCACCTACGGGTGATGCGGCGCCGATCAAGCAATTACCAAGGCGACGCGCCTGGCAGGAACGGGAACTCATTAAGGCGGAGGTAGACAAGATGTTACGGCAGGGGGTTATTGAACCTGCGCAAAGCCCCTGGTCATCGCCAATCGTCCTTGTGAAGAAGAAGGATGGGAAATGGCGATTCTGCATTGATTACAGACGGTTAAATGATGTTACGACGAAGGACGTATATCCACTTCCGCGCATCGACGATGCATTATCGAAGCTGGAGGGAGCGACGCCTGCGACTACGGAATAGGCGCAGCGTTGATGCAAGACAGGCACGGGCACGCTATGCCCATTTGATTTGCGAGCCGAGTGTTAAACAAGTCAGAGAGGAACTATTCAATCACCGAGAAGGAGTGCCTGGCCATTGTATGGGCCATGAAGAAGTTTCGCCCATACATCTGGGGAACGAAGGTGGTGGTTAAGACAGATCATCATGCCCTGTGCTGGCTGATGACAAAACAGGAGCTGAGTGGCAGACTGGAACGATGGAGTTTGTCGTTGCAAGAGTACGCCATAAGCATCTGCTACAAGAAGAGAAGTCTCCATGAGGATGCAGATGCCCTGTCGCGTTACCCAATACAGGAGAGGGTGGAGGAAGGGGGCTCTGCGTGCGTCCAGAGAAACGGAAGGAAGCACTGTCGTGGGTTCATGATGAACCTACGGCGGGGCACCTTGGACAAGCAAGAACTCTGGAGAGGGCTCGGCAGAGGTTTTACTGGCCGAAGATGGATACAGCAGTTATCCGGTATGTCAAGGCATGCAAAAATTGTCAGACACGGAAGCCGGATCAAGGGAGAAAGAAGGGACTCATGGAGATTACTCAAGTGGGAGGACCCTTCGAAAGGATCGGGATAGATGTCCTGGGTCCATTCCCGCGATCACGAAGCGGGAATACAAACGTGATCGTTGCCATAGACTACCTTACTAAGTGGGTAGAAACAAGGGCCGTACCGGATGCCACGGCTCGGCAAATAGCAAAATTCTTCGTTGAGGAAATCGTGTTGCGGCATGGATTTCCGCGGGAGGTGACGTCCGACCAAGGGAAGTGTTTTACGGCAGAAGTAACCCGTGAGGTGTTCGCCCTTCTACGACTCTCACATCGGATGACGGTGCCTTACCACCAACAGGCCAATGGTCTTGTGGAGCGGCAAAACAAGACGCTGGTGACCATGCTGGCGATGTATGTGGACTAAAGTCACGAGGACTGGGACGAGTTCCTCGGCTTTGTCACATTTGCCTACAACTCGGCGCGCCAGGAGAGCACCAAACATACACCATTTGTTCCTATGGATGTGGAACCAGTAAAATAGATTGCTAGACagctcgctctctctctctcttgccaTAGAGTTTATTCGAGACTGATGAATGATGAGTGATGAACGGTGAGAGTATATACAGAATATGACGATGTACATGAGACGCGTGTGGTACCTGAGAAGGATCAGCATGGTTAGGAACGATAGGGGAAAAGACAGTAAAGTATAAGTCTACCTGAGAAACCAGAAAGCTTATCGGGTAATTtgtttaacacacacacacacatgcacagAGCATACAATACAGATAGCTGAGACCTGCTAGGCTTCGAGAAAGATGGGAAAAGAGTAAAGGGAGTCGCACTCACGACAGTGAAATTCTCCAGAAAGAGCAGAGTTACCTAAATGGCATCAAAGAACTAACGCAACATGGTCGAATAACAGACGACATTAATAAAGATGAAAGGAGGGCAATAACGACAGGAGGGGTAGGCGTAGGTGCCAGATTAAATTATTGCGATTTCGCGGAAACATCCTCCCCCGAGGCCGGAACGGCTGAGTTAGTTTCAAGCAGGCACAGTTCTGTAATTCCGCGGCGGAAGACTCCGGACGGAAGTTGAACCTCCACTGATCTCACGCAGCCGTCAGGGCCCGGAAATACTTGGCCGACATGCCCGATGCTCCATACACCTCGTTCGAAACCCTTGTTGATTTCCAACACGACGTCTCCAATTTCCAGATTTGGACGGCGAGTTTGCCACTTCTTCCTCTCAGCCAAGGATTGTAAATAGACGGTCTTCCAAATATCCCAGAATAAGTTGAGGGCGCGTTGCAGATATCGGTAGTGATCTCTTGGCTGTGCATCACTATACAATCCGGCGGGTGGGTAAGCAGTGGGAGCTCTATTCAGGAAGTCGTTGGGCGTCAACGGGCGGAAGTCGGAAGGATCCGACCTTGAGTAGATCAATGGACGAGTATTCAAGAGCCCAGCTACCTCGTAGAGTAGAATACGCAGAAGATCTTCTGATGGATAACGAAAATCTCCTTTCTCTTGCTGCAGAGCGTTGTAGAGCGCTCTCTTTGTAGACTTGACTACAAATATGACTAACACGACTACAATGACTAACATGACTACAAATATACTACGACGATGAATATGGGCTGGTAGAGCTTGCTGCACGGCTTGGGTCATACGGGCGCCTAACAATGCGGCGTTCAGCTCAAGTTTCGGCACCGATATGGTCTTTTTTGGGGCAAGCTTATTGGTCGCCTTCACCTGCCGAATCACCACTTGGCCACTGGAGAAAACACTCCGGACATAAAGGACGGCCGCATACGCCTCTTCCGACGCGTCGCAGAAAGTATGAAGTTCCGACGACTCAAGGGTTTCACGATTTGGAAATAAGCAACGGGGCATCGCAACTCGGTTTAGACATTGTAACTCTTTGAACCAGAGAAGCCACCAGCTCGCGTCTTCTTCACCTACTACGTCCATTGTTGTCCGCTCTGTCCCAGCATTCTGAGACGGATTTTTGCCTTCACGATAATCGGCGACGCGGTGCCCAAGGGGTCGAAAACTCCGGCTACTCGACTGGCCAGCTCCATCTTGGTGAATTTGACATCGGGCGCTTCGGCAACTTTAAAACCCAAAGTGTCGGAATGAACGTCCCAGAAAACCCCTAGGACCTTTTCCTCACAATTGCTCCCCAACTGATGAATATTTGATGAACTCAGTCCGGTGCTGACGGTCATCTGCTGCAGGAAGTCGGGCGAGTTGGACACCCAACGTTGTAGGTTCAAATCCGCGTCCGCTAGCATTTTTCTCACGGCGGATGCTTCTTGTACAGCTTCTTGAACGGTTGGCGCGGAGCTCAGATAATCATCCACGTACATCCGTTCTCGAACAGCAACGGCCATCTTTTCCTCTACTCCAGCGTCTTCTGCAATCCGCTGGATCGTATGAATGGCTACAAACGGGGAATAACTTGCTCCGAAAGGCAACCTATCCATCTTGTACGTCACCATGTTGCCAGATGATTTCTGTCTCCataagaaacagaaaaatctcGCATCTTCCGCAGATAGACGAAGGCGACTAAACATCGCCTCAATGTCTGAAGCCCAGGCACACTCTTCCTGCCGGAAACGGGTGATAACGGCCGCCAGCGCTGGTTGCAGTGCTGGTCCTCCTATGATGGCGTCGTTGAGAGCTTTCCCTCTGAAGGGGCGGCAGCATCGAACACAACTCTCAGCTTCGTCCCTTTATAAACGCCGTGGTGGGCGAGAAAATATTTCGCGTCAGCCGGATCCTCCACACGGGATGCGTACCCTTGGTCCAGGGTCTTCTGCATGGCGGCCTCATAGTCCCGTTCGAGTTCCGGCTGATGTTGAAATCTCCTCAGTAGACTCTGGAAACGATTGACGGCCATGGCTCTATTGTTCGGGAGGTCCGGTTCCCCCTCTCTCCAAATGATAGGAACCTCGTAACCGACGGCTAATTTTCGTGTCTTCCCCTTCACGAGCGCCATAGCTCTCTGATTATCGGGAGATAGACAGCCTTGCTTGAATTCCGTTCCGAACGCCTCCGTGTCGCAGAAGCGACGCATCTCAGAAGTCAACCGGTCTAATTGGGTCCGGCCGGCAATAATGAAACTGCGCACTGCCAGGGCATGAGCCTCTCCGTTGGTAACGCCTCGAATAATCCATCCGAGACGAGTCCTGGACGCGATCGGCTCGTAATCTTCACCTTCTCTCGACTCTCGGGCGGCAAGTAGGTGTAGATGGTCCGTCCCGATGAGGATGTCAACCTTGCCTCTTACCTCTCCTACTGGCAGATCTCGTAAATGTGGCCACcgcattttctctttgctcCAGTCGGTTGTCGGAGCTGGACTTGCCACCTTCCTCATGGTAGACCCCTCGAGAGTGATGATCTCGCCGGATTCGGCACGTAACTGGAAGTGTATAAGCTCGGATGGGTAACGTGTCACCACGCCACCAGCACCATCTACGGTAAGGACCTGCGGAGAGCCTCTGATTTTGAGTGATGTGGCAAAGGCGCTGCGCACCAGGGTAGTGTCGCTCCCCTCATCGGTGAAGATGTTGGCCCAGCACCAACCCCCGTCGCTTCCTTGTACCTGCAGTCGCAGCATGCCCAGCGCAACTCGATGTTCTTTCTCCGCTCGGGCCGTAGATGGATGAACGGTCTTAACCGGCAACTTCTCTGAATCGTGTAGTAAAGGGTGGTGGGTGTAGCGACAATCGGTGTGTTTGCATGGACGGCTTGTTGGACATTCACGGACAGAATGCTTGCAGCTAAAACAGTTGAAGCAAAGTCGTCGTCTCATGCAAAACTGAATCTTCTCGCCAATGGGAAGTGCCTTGAAGTCCTCACTATCAGACAGCCGATGCCCCTTCTCGCACTTGAAGCAATAAGGTTTATTAGACTGCATGCCGATACCTCCTTCATGAGTTTTTGATGACGCCTGGTGGATTCTCGTTCGCCGCGGGTTGAATCCTTTGTTCATCGGAGCGGAGAAATTAGCTTGACTGGCAGCGATACTATATGCGTTTTGGTAGGCTGATGCTCTCGAACAGAGCCAGGTTCCAAAATCGTTCAGACTCCGTCGCTCCAGGCGGCCGTGTCGCTCTTCGTTCCAAGCGAGTCTGTCTTGAAGGTTCAATTTCAGGCATATTTTCTCTATCACGTCGGCGGTGGACATCTCCCCAATTCGGCTAAGATCGAACAGATGGGAGCGAACTCTTTCGGCAAATCTTTTGAATGCTCCGGCTTCACCTTTAAGTTCCAGTCGGTCGAGAGCCTGAAGATGGGCCGCTCTCATGACGTCGCGACGCCCAtaagtctctttcaaacgcaCCAACGCTTGAATATAGGCCGTCTCGCCACCGCCTAAACCATACACCACGTCAAGACATTCGTTTTCCAGATATAGCTTCAGGAGGGCCAATTTTTCCCCTGGCGACTTTGGAGTGTCGTGTACCAAGGCCCGGAAGAGGTCAATCAATTCGAACCACTCCAAAGATTTCCCTTGATAGGACGCGAGTTCCGCCGAGACAGCAGAACGGGCAGAAAGGTTGTTGGAGACCGGGGGTAGCAGACCGGCGCTGTATTGGTCAATCCAATCGTCAGgtgtttcttgtttgttgttgatgcgCCGTTGCTGCGCAAGCCATTCATTCACCAGAGGATCTGCGTTAGCCACTTGCTGGCTGACGGAAGAAAACTGATCCGGATCCGTTGGTCGACCGGTCAACTGCCTTAAGGCCGCCTGGGCCGAATGGCACTCCTCCCGAACATGGTTGGCGCGTTCTCGAGC
This region includes:
- the LOC130703066 gene encoding uncharacterized protein LOC130703066, which gives rise to MTDRVVQQPLEEASRLEEEDAASTTNRTEARTEHLSALEDDEEAERQDNLHLTHVTRAGEITEAAKAYLTSREGEAASGIDFVDNVPVAPTVPPSEIQRREQARLEELTIAQRRCDEARERANHVREECHSAQAALRQLTGRPTDPDQFSSVSQQVANADPLVNEWLAQQRRINNKQETPDDWIDQYSAGLLPPVSNNLSARSAVSAELASYQGKSLEWFELIDLFRALVHDTPKSPGEKLALLKLYLENECLDVVYGLGGGETAYIQALVRLKETYGRRDVMRAAHLQALDRLELKGEAGAFKRFAERVRSHLFDLSRIGEMSTADVIEKICLKLNLQDRLAWNEERHGRLERRSLNDFGTWLCSRASAYQNAYSIAASQANFSAPMNKGFNPRRTRIHQASSKTHEGGIGMQSNKPYCFKCEKGHRLSDSEDFKALPIGEKIQFCMRRRLCFNCFSCKHSVRECPTSRPCKHTDCRYTHHPLLHDSEKLPVKTVHPSTARAEKEHRVALGMLRLQVQGSDGGWCWANIFTDEGSDTTLVRSAFATSLKIRGSPQVLTVDGAGGVVTRYPSELIHFQLRAESGEIITLEGSTMRKVASPAPTTDWSKEKMRWPHLRDLPVGEVRGKVDILIGTDHLHLLAARESREGEDYEPIASRTRLGWIIRGVTNGEAHALAVRSFIIAGRTQLDRLTSEMRRFCDTEAFGTEFKQGCLSPDNQRAMALVKGKTRKLAVGYEVPIIWREGEPDLPNNRAMAVNRFQSLLRRFQHQPELERDYEAAMQKTLDQGDEAESCVRCCRPFRGKALNDAIIGGPALQPALAAVITRFRQEECAWASDIEAMFSRLRLSAEDARFFCFLWRQKSSGNMVTYKMDRLPFGASYSPFVAIHTIQRIAEDAGVEEKMAVAVRERMYVDDYLSSAPTVQEAVQEASAVRKMLADADLNLQRWVSNSPDFLQQMTVSTGLSSSNIHQLGSNCEEKVLGVFWDVHSDTLGFKVAEAPDVKFTKMELASRVAGVFDPLGTASPIIVKAKIRLRMLGQSGQQWT